In a single window of the Streptomyces brevispora genome:
- a CDS encoding DUF305 domain-containing protein, whose product MLICRQVRRFRGFALIVVVSAAVLASAGCDGGGGANGSKDRAGGGGSVVAPGKPGEPARTLSASQAAKEAGVDTPNSADVRYVRLMIQHHAQALVLTQLVPSRSGSAAVKRIAERITAAQQPEIGAMRGWLSRHGRPEQADGHDHGAMPGMATAGQLKQLRAAKGTAFDQLFLKRMITHHQGAVTMATAVLSEGNNVQVEEMADDVIAQQTAEIGRMRALSS is encoded by the coding sequence TTGTTGATTTGTCGTCAGGTCCGGCGGTTCCGCGGATTCGCCCTCATCGTCGTCGTCAGCGCCGCCGTGCTCGCCTCGGCCGGCTGCGACGGGGGCGGCGGTGCCAACGGCTCGAAGGACCGTGCGGGCGGGGGTGGTTCGGTCGTGGCTCCCGGGAAGCCGGGGGAGCCCGCGCGTACGCTGTCGGCTTCACAGGCCGCGAAGGAGGCCGGGGTGGACACCCCCAACTCGGCGGACGTGCGCTACGTTCGGCTGATGATCCAGCACCACGCCCAGGCGCTGGTACTGACCCAACTGGTCCCCTCGCGTTCCGGCTCGGCCGCGGTCAAGCGGATCGCCGAGCGCATCACCGCGGCCCAGCAGCCCGAGATCGGCGCGATGAGGGGCTGGCTCAGCCGCCACGGCCGGCCGGAGCAGGCCGACGGCCACGACCACGGCGCGATGCCCGGTATGGCCACCGCCGGCCAGCTGAAACAGCTCCGCGCCGCGAAGGGCACGGCCTTCGATCAGCTGTTCCTCAAGCGGATGATCACCCACCACCAGGGTGCGGTCACCATGGCGACCGCGGTGCTGTCGGAGGGGAACAACGTCCAGGTCGAGGAGATGGCCGACGACGTCATCGCCCAGCAGACCGCCGAGATCGGCCGGATGCGCGCGCTCTCCTCCTGA
- a CDS encoding LVIVD repeat-containing protein — MTSLHTTPVRRRRLGVAAAAAGLFATLLMAGPAAATPDPGDSTAIRTDASTRQEAEATAAIRSGEIPGVDEIVHSRNITHLANVPKDALQGLNTDLAFQGKYAFAGNYDGFRIFDISNPKSPKTVAQVLCPGSQNDISVSGNLLFLSTDSSRSDNSCSSTTQPATEKSSWEGMKVFDISDKRNPKYVAAVETACGSHTHTLVPERKNVYVYVSSYSPSEAFPDCQPPHDGISIIKVPRQAPEESRVVNFPVLFPDGGNPGAPTNPGVSRTTGCHDITVLPSKDLAAGACMGDGLLFSIKDPEHPKIIDRVQDNVNFAFWHSATFNQRADKVVFTDELGGGGAATCNEEIGPKRGADGIYDIVGRGDHRKLVFRSYFKIDRPQADTEVCVAHNGSIIPVKGRDLMVQAWYQGGVSVWDFTDSSKPKEIGFFERGPVSTDQVTTAGPWSAYYYNGYIYSNDIAKGFDVLRIDDRRTDPAKRVRTDELNVQTQPDYFDR; from the coding sequence GTGACCTCGTTGCACACCACCCCGGTGCGGCGCAGACGTCTGGGCGTGGCGGCTGCCGCCGCCGGGCTCTTCGCGACTCTGCTGATGGCCGGACCCGCGGCCGCGACACCCGACCCAGGTGACTCGACCGCAATCCGAACCGACGCTTCCACACGCCAAGAGGCGGAGGCGACCGCCGCGATCAGGAGCGGGGAGATACCCGGCGTGGACGAGATCGTCCACAGCCGCAACATCACCCACCTCGCCAACGTCCCGAAGGACGCGCTCCAGGGGCTGAACACGGACCTGGCGTTCCAGGGGAAGTACGCCTTCGCCGGGAACTACGACGGCTTCAGAATCTTCGACATCAGCAATCCGAAGTCGCCGAAGACGGTTGCCCAGGTCCTGTGCCCCGGATCGCAGAACGACATCTCCGTCTCCGGGAACCTGCTCTTCCTGTCCACCGACTCCTCGCGCAGCGACAACTCGTGCTCGAGTACCACACAGCCCGCCACGGAGAAGTCCTCCTGGGAGGGCATGAAGGTCTTCGACATCAGCGACAAGCGCAATCCGAAGTACGTCGCCGCCGTCGAGACCGCGTGCGGATCGCACACCCACACGCTCGTCCCCGAGCGCAAGAACGTATACGTGTACGTCTCCTCGTACTCACCGAGTGAGGCGTTCCCGGACTGCCAGCCCCCGCACGACGGGATCTCCATCATCAAGGTGCCGCGCCAGGCACCCGAGGAGTCCCGCGTCGTGAACTTCCCGGTGCTCTTCCCGGACGGCGGAAACCCGGGCGCGCCCACGAACCCGGGCGTTTCCAGGACCACCGGCTGCCACGACATCACCGTGCTGCCGTCCAAGGACCTGGCTGCCGGTGCATGCATGGGTGACGGTCTGCTGTTCTCCATCAAGGACCCGGAGCACCCGAAGATCATCGACCGGGTGCAGGACAACGTGAACTTCGCGTTCTGGCACTCGGCGACGTTCAACCAGCGAGCGGACAAGGTCGTTTTCACCGATGAGCTCGGCGGCGGTGGAGCGGCGACCTGCAACGAGGAGATCGGCCCGAAGCGCGGCGCCGACGGCATCTACGACATCGTCGGCAGGGGTGACCATCGCAAGCTGGTCTTCCGCAGCTACTTCAAGATCGACCGTCCGCAGGCCGACACCGAGGTCTGCGTCGCCCACAACGGTTCGATCATCCCGGTCAAGGGCCGTGACCTGATGGTTCAGGCCTGGTACCAGGGCGGAGTCTCGGTGTGGGACTTCACCGACTCCTCGAAGCCGAAGGAGATCGGCTTCTTCGAGCGCGGTCCCGTCAGCACGGACCAGGTCACCACGGCCGGCCCGTGGTCGGCGTACTACTACAACGGCTACATCTACTCCAACGACATCGCCAAGGGCTTCGACGTCCTGAGGATCGACGACCGGCGCACCGATCCGGCGAAGCGGGTGCGGACGGACGAGCTCAATGTCCAGACGCAGCCGGACTACTTCGACCGCTGA
- a CDS encoding HAD family hydrolase — protein MQIKGVLFDFSGTLFRIESVRSWLAAALAELGLSVDEAAFDRYATELEAACALPGGPTAPRVPETLAEAWASRDESAHLHRVAYTGLARQVALPDPGLYDALYERHRTPAAWAPYPDAAEVLGALADSGIRIGVVSNIGWDLRPVFRAHGLDAFVDAYVLSFEHGIQKPDARLFRTACTLLGQHPTDVVMVGDSRHADGGAAALGCEVRFVKHAPLAERPHGLRELGLVPEVA, from the coding sequence ATGCAGATCAAGGGTGTGCTCTTCGACTTCTCCGGAACGCTGTTCCGGATCGAGTCCGTCCGGTCCTGGCTCGCCGCGGCCTTGGCCGAGCTGGGGTTGAGCGTGGACGAGGCCGCCTTCGACCGGTACGCAACGGAGCTGGAGGCCGCCTGCGCACTACCGGGCGGGCCCACTGCGCCGCGGGTCCCGGAGACCCTGGCCGAGGCCTGGGCCTCCCGTGACGAGAGCGCGCACCTGCACCGGGTCGCGTACACCGGTCTGGCCCGCCAGGTCGCACTGCCGGACCCCGGGCTGTACGACGCGCTGTACGAACGGCACCGGACCCCGGCGGCCTGGGCCCCGTATCCGGACGCGGCCGAGGTGCTGGGCGCACTGGCCGACAGCGGCATCCGGATCGGAGTGGTCAGCAACATCGGATGGGATCTGCGGCCGGTCTTCCGGGCGCACGGCCTGGACGCCTTCGTCGACGCCTATGTGCTGTCCTTCGAGCACGGCATCCAGAAGCCGGACGCACGACTCTTCCGCACCGCCTGCACACTTCTGGGACAGCATCCGACAGATGTGGTGATGGTCGGCGACAGCCGGCACGCGGACGGCGGAGCCGCCGCACTGGGCTGTGAGGTGCGGTTCGTGAAGCACGCACCGCTGGCCGAGCGGCCGCACGGACTACGGGAGCTCGGATTGGTGCCCGAGGTTGCCTGA
- a CDS encoding phosphatase PAP2 family protein, whose amino-acid sequence MHHSTLLSRPNHTRSSRQALRTGTVCAALALVLLVLVAVRWSPLMDLDRTVSDALHRRAVTEPGLVHVNRVLTDWLWDPWTMRALIAVAVVALWWRGARLLAGWVAATTLASSLLQQAIKAAVGRERPRWPDPVDSAHYAAFPSGHAMTAVVSCGLLLWLLRRHGTGPRMWRAALAAAWVSVLGVGATRLYLGVHWPSDVLGGWLLGAALVAFAVAGFERYESRGRPLPGD is encoded by the coding sequence ATGCATCACTCCACGCTCCTCTCCCGTCCGAACCACACCCGCTCCTCTCGGCAGGCCCTGCGGACCGGGACTGTCTGTGCGGCCCTCGCCCTGGTGCTGCTGGTCCTGGTCGCCGTGCGGTGGTCCCCGCTGATGGACCTGGACCGTACGGTCTCCGACGCCCTGCACCGGCGGGCGGTGACGGAGCCCGGCCTCGTCCACGTCAACCGGGTGCTGACGGACTGGCTGTGGGACCCCTGGACAATGCGCGCGCTGATCGCCGTTGCCGTGGTGGCCCTGTGGTGGCGCGGCGCCCGGCTGCTCGCGGGCTGGGTCGCTGCGACGACGTTGGCCTCCAGCCTGCTCCAGCAGGCAATCAAGGCCGCTGTCGGCCGGGAGCGTCCCCGGTGGCCGGACCCGGTGGACTCCGCCCACTACGCGGCGTTCCCCTCCGGGCACGCGATGACGGCCGTGGTGAGCTGCGGACTGCTGCTGTGGCTGCTGCGGCGGCACGGCACCGGACCCCGGATGTGGCGGGCGGCTCTGGCGGCGGCCTGGGTCTCGGTGCTCGGGGTCGGTGCGACCCGGCTCTACCTGGGCGTGCACTGGCCGTCCGATGTGCTGGGCGGGTGGCTGCTGGGGGCCGCACTGGTCGCGTTCGCGGTGGCCGGATTCGAACGGTACGAGTCGCGTGGGCGGCCTTTGCCCGGCGACTGA
- a CDS encoding M56 family metallopeptidase, translated as MLVSLALLLLGALAAVVTPRLMARAEWPEREPVVALWVWQCVVAGVLLSFGLSMTFSAAAAWQAVRGQVFAPAPHAVVDAYALAAYGPWSAVMAVLLALGGVWTAAMLTREIHRAQLRRRQRRAELLVRSPLMPGEEPGSQRLVVLEGERPDAWWLPGAAPQLVITTAALGRLKGRQLDAVLAHEQGHANARHDWLLNCSAALASGFPQVPVFAAFRGEMHRLVELAADDVASRRFGRLTIALALVELNEDRGVFGPCPTPDASVPLRVSRLLAPAGRLTAGRRLRLTAAAALVPAIPLLVAVVPALSALG; from the coding sequence ATGTTGGTCTCCCTCGCGCTGCTGCTGCTCGGTGCACTGGCCGCTGTCGTGACCCCGCGGCTGATGGCGCGGGCCGAATGGCCGGAGCGCGAGCCCGTTGTGGCGCTGTGGGTGTGGCAGTGCGTGGTGGCCGGTGTGCTGCTCTCGTTCGGACTGTCCATGACGTTCAGCGCGGCCGCGGCCTGGCAGGCGGTGCGCGGCCAGGTCTTCGCACCCGCGCCGCACGCTGTCGTCGACGCGTATGCCCTCGCGGCATACGGACCGTGGTCGGCGGTGATGGCCGTACTGCTGGCTCTCGGCGGTGTGTGGACGGCCGCGATGCTGACCCGGGAGATCCACCGGGCGCAGCTGCGGCGCAGGCAGCGCCGTGCCGAACTCCTGGTTCGTTCCCCGCTGATGCCCGGCGAGGAGCCCGGAAGTCAACGGCTGGTGGTGCTGGAGGGGGAACGCCCCGATGCCTGGTGGCTGCCGGGTGCGGCGCCCCAACTGGTCATCACCACAGCGGCGCTGGGAAGGCTGAAGGGCCGTCAGCTGGATGCGGTGCTCGCGCATGAGCAGGGTCATGCGAACGCGCGCCACGACTGGCTGCTGAACTGCTCCGCCGCGCTGGCATCCGGGTTTCCGCAGGTGCCGGTGTTCGCGGCCTTCCGCGGTGAGATGCACCGGCTCGTGGAGCTGGCCGCCGACGATGTGGCCTCACGACGCTTCGGCCGGCTGACGATCGCCCTGGCGCTGGTCGAACTCAACGAGGACCGGGGTGTGTTCGGCCCATGCCCGACACCGGACGCGTCGGTGCCGCTTCGGGTCAGCCGGCTGCTGGCGCCCGCGGGGCGCCTCACCGCGGGCCGCCGGCTGCGGCTGACCGCGGCGGCCGCGCTCGTACCGGCGATTCCGCTGCTGGTCGCGGTCGTTCCGGCGCTCAGCGCCCTGGGTTAG
- a CDS encoding DUF5134 domain-containing protein, with protein MHGQAMSGWLLMALCALTGAYCLLRTRSGTAEERRTARAEALMGFGMAAMAVPAAVFAPPAWGWAVYAALFCVAALRALWFSRRSGHHLHHLVGSSAMVYMAVAMAGPGGAAHGGHGSHAMAAAGGVPLLTGLLLAYYAVYVLRSGARLIPVAATATSGGPATGGAPATGWTMLPELALACRLTMGISMFAMLLTL; from the coding sequence GTGCATGGACAGGCGATGTCCGGCTGGCTGCTGATGGCGTTGTGCGCGCTGACCGGTGCGTACTGCCTGCTGCGTACCCGCAGCGGGACAGCGGAGGAGCGCAGGACGGCGCGGGCGGAGGCCCTGATGGGCTTCGGCATGGCCGCGATGGCGGTGCCCGCGGCCGTCTTCGCCCCGCCCGCGTGGGGATGGGCCGTGTACGCGGCGCTGTTCTGCGTCGCCGCGTTGCGCGCCCTCTGGTTCTCCCGCCGCAGCGGTCACCATCTGCATCATCTGGTCGGTTCCTCGGCGATGGTCTACATGGCCGTCGCGATGGCGGGGCCGGGCGGCGCGGCGCACGGCGGTCATGGATCGCACGCCATGGCCGCGGCCGGGGGCGTACCGCTGCTGACCGGACTCCTCCTCGCCTACTACGCCGTCTACGTACTGCGCTCGGGCGCCCGGCTGATCCCGGTGGCCGCGACGGCGACCAGTGGCGGGCCCGCGACGGGCGGAGCGCCGGCGACGGGCTGGACCATGCTGCCGGAGCTGGCGCTGGCCTGCCGGCTGACCATGGGGATATCGATGTTCGCGATGCTGCTCACTCTTTGA
- a CDS encoding VOC family protein: MVHVLSSRILLRPTDPERSRAFYGESLGLPVYREFGTGPERGTVYFLGGGFLELSGRGDAPPAPGLLLWLQVADVRAAYEEVSAHGVEVLRAPRREPWGLDEMWISDPDGVRIAVVEVPGDHPLRFRP; encoded by the coding sequence ATGGTTCATGTGCTGAGCAGCCGGATCCTGCTGCGCCCCACGGATCCCGAACGGTCACGTGCGTTCTACGGGGAGTCCCTCGGACTGCCGGTCTACCGGGAATTCGGCACCGGTCCCGAGCGGGGGACGGTCTACTTCCTGGGCGGCGGCTTCCTCGAACTCTCTGGACGCGGCGACGCGCCACCGGCTCCCGGGCTGCTGCTGTGGCTCCAGGTGGCTGATGTGCGGGCGGCGTACGAGGAGGTGTCGGCCCACGGGGTGGAGGTCCTGCGGGCACCTCGGCGTGAGCCCTGGGGACTCGACGAGATGTGGATCTCCGATCCGGACGGGGTCCGCATCGCCGTCGTCGAGGTGCCGGGGGACCACCCACTGCGCTTCCGGCCCTGA
- a CDS encoding GNAT family N-acetyltransferase has product MNTAPPRDSGELTFRDATDADVLALVELIQSAYRGDSSRAGWTTEADILQGQRIDPQGVRAVVEAPGSRLLVVERDGEPVACCQLEHRGEAAYFGMFAVRPSLQGGGLGKVIIAEAERTVRESWGAREMHMTVISVRHDLIAWYERRGYRRTGELSPFPYGDERFGVPQRDDLAFELLVKDLSTG; this is encoded by the coding sequence ATGAACACCGCCCCGCCCCGGGACTCGGGAGAGCTGACCTTCCGAGACGCGACCGACGCAGATGTGCTCGCGCTCGTCGAGCTGATCCAGTCCGCGTACCGCGGTGACTCCAGCCGCGCCGGATGGACCACCGAGGCAGACATCCTGCAGGGGCAGCGCATCGACCCGCAGGGGGTCCGCGCGGTCGTGGAGGCCCCCGGCAGCCGGCTGCTCGTGGTGGAGCGCGACGGTGAACCGGTCGCCTGCTGCCAGCTCGAGCACCGGGGTGAGGCCGCCTACTTCGGCATGTTCGCGGTCCGCCCCTCGCTCCAGGGCGGGGGACTAGGCAAGGTGATCATCGCCGAGGCCGAGCGCACGGTACGGGAGAGCTGGGGGGCGCGGGAGATGCACATGACCGTGATCTCGGTCCGGCACGACCTGATCGCCTGGTACGAGCGGCGCGGCTACCGCCGCACGGGAGAGCTGAGCCCGTTCCCGTACGGCGATGAGCGCTTCGGTGTTCCGCAGCGCGACGATCTCGCCTTCGAGCTGCTGGTCAAGGACCTGTCGACGGGCTGA
- a CDS encoding glycerophosphodiester phosphodiesterase, producing the protein MPFLTIGHRGVMGVEPENTLRSFVHAEQAGMDLIELDLHLSKDGALAVMHDAEVDRTTDGKGPIAEKTLAELRELDAGRGERVPVFEEVLDAVGSPLQAEIKDVAAARTLAEVMRRRDLVDRVEVISFHDEAIAEIAQLVPGVRTALVASRWGDDVTDRAKAVGATRLVLNVRRITLELVERAHSEGLTVVGWVVNTQDHLRLARGLGLDGATTDFPEIRRAGRFTA; encoded by the coding sequence TTGCCTTTTCTCACCATCGGTCATCGCGGGGTGATGGGTGTCGAACCGGAGAACACCCTGCGCTCGTTCGTCCACGCCGAGCAGGCCGGGATGGACCTCATCGAACTGGACCTTCACCTGAGCAAGGACGGCGCCCTCGCCGTCATGCACGACGCCGAAGTGGACCGTACGACCGACGGCAAGGGCCCGATCGCGGAGAAGACCCTGGCCGAACTGCGCGAACTCGACGCCGGCCGGGGTGAGCGGGTGCCGGTCTTCGAGGAGGTTCTCGACGCCGTGGGATCCCCGCTGCAGGCGGAGATCAAGGACGTGGCCGCCGCCCGCACGCTGGCGGAGGTGATGCGGCGGCGCGATCTCGTCGACCGGGTCGAGGTGATCTCGTTCCACGACGAGGCGATCGCCGAGATCGCGCAACTGGTTCCCGGGGTGCGCACGGCGCTCGTCGCCAGCCGCTGGGGCGACGACGTGACGGACCGCGCGAAGGCGGTGGGCGCCACCCGGCTGGTGCTCAACGTCCGGCGCATCACCCTGGAACTGGTCGAGAGGGCGCACTCCGAGGGGCTGACGGTGGTCGGCTGGGTGGTCAACACCCAGGACCACCTGCGGCTCGCCCGCGGGCTCGGGCTCGACGGCGCGACCACCGACTTCCCGGAGATCCGCCGCGCGGGCCGATTCACCGCATGA